Proteins from a genomic interval of Hypomesus transpacificus isolate Combined female unplaced genomic scaffold, fHypTra1 scaffold_101, whole genome shotgun sequence:
- the rnf41l gene encoding RING finger protein 151, whose protein sequence is MGYDLERFVGYVNEGLLCSVCRDVLERPLQAPCEHAYCSACISAWLLQHQSCPEDRLPLDISTLRPLHRYMRNDLSRLQVRCVNAEQGCDRICPLETLHTHEDECEFTLLRCSNIGCPVQVERRGLEDHLTECGFRSRACPNGCGHTLLSVDQSQHNCVAVLRAEVEMLRAEMLNKVEEVRSEMESRLDSQRRHMVQKESMLKSEVEELKGQLLRVMCDVRALLGAERLRRQQVVEAELRAMQPTRRQDTADQPIRSQQENQEPMWREQLTRGLKREAAMQASTQSLSSTQSLLVLASPSSPQLGEGPRMAVDCIKKKNREVTVI, encoded by the exons ATGGGTTATGATCTGGAGAGGTTTGTGGGCTATGTGAACGAGGGTctgctgtgcagtgtgtgtcGGGACGTGTTGGagcgccccctgcaggctcCATGTGAGCACGCCTACTGCAGCGCTTGCATCAGCGCCTGGCTACTGCAGCACCAGTCCTGCCCTGAGGACAGGCTGCCCCTGGACATCAGCACCCTCAGACCCCTGCACAG GTACATGAGGAACGACCTGAGCCGTCTGCAGGTGCGCTGTGTTAATGCAGAACAGGGCTGCGACAGGATCTGCCCCCTCGagactctacacacacacgaggaCGAGTGTGAGTTCACACTCCTGCGCTGCTCCAACATAG GCTGCCCGGTGCAGGTGGAGAGGCGGGGTCTGGAGGATCACCTGACCGAGTGTGGCTTCAGGAGCAGGGCGTGTCCAAACGGCTGTGgccacaccctcctctcagtGGACCAATCGCAGCACAACTGTGTTGCCGTGCTGCGCGCTGAGGTGGAGATGCTAAG GGCAGAGATGCTGAacaaggtggaggaggtgagaagtGAGATGGAGTCACGACTGGACTCCCAGAGGAGACACATGGTGCAGAAGGAGTCCATGCTGAAGAGTGAAGTGGAAGAGCTCAAG ggccagCTGTTGAGGGTGATGTGCGACGTACGGGCTCTGCTGGGGGCGGAGCGTCTCCGGAGACAGCAGGTGGTGGAGGCGGAGCTCAGAGCCATGCAGCCaaccaggagacaggacacagccgaccagccaatcagaagccaGCAGGAAAACCAGGAGCCAATGTGGAGAGAGCAGCTGACCAGAGGCCTGAAAAGAGAGGCGGCGATGCAAGCCTCCACCCAATCACTGTCCTCCACCCAGTCCCTATTGGTGCTGGCTTCGCCCTCATCACCGCAGCTGGGTGAAGGCCCCCGCATGGCCGTCGACTGCATCAAGAAGAAGAACCGTGAGGTCACCGTCATCTGa
- the LOC124487790 gene encoding fibroin heavy chain-like codes for LLSVALRTRARALDRSGAGVLDRSGAGALDRFGAGALDRSGAGVLDRSGAGALDRSGAGVLDRSGGGALDRSGAGVLDRSGGGALDRSGAGVLDRSGAGALDRFGAGALDRSGAGALDRSGAAGALDRSGAGALDRSGAGVLDRSGGGALDRSGAGALDRSGAGVLDRSGGGALDRSGAGALDRSGAAGALDRSAALDRSGAGALDRSGAGVLDRSGAGALDRSGAGVLDRSGAGALDRSGAGALDRSAALDRSGAGALDRSGAGALDRSGAAGALDRSGAAGALDRSGAGALDRSAAGALVVSPGEDRGFSSHITLGKKVAANLFWTWKIFIFTLFLLSICNFSHVFS; via the exons CTACTCTCTGTAGCACTCAGAACACGGGCCAGGGCTCTGGACAG GTCTGGTGCTGGGGTCCTGGACAGGTCTGGTGCTGGGGCCCTGGACAGGTTTGGTGCTGGGGCTCTGGACAGGTCTGGTGCTGGGGTCCTGGACAGGTCTGGTGCTGGGGCTCTGGACAGGTCTGGTGCTGGGGTCCTGGACAGGTCTGGTGGTGGGGCTCTGGACAGGTCTGGTGCTGGGGTCCTGGACAGGTCTGGTGGTGGGGCTCTGGACAGGTCTGGTGCTGGGGTCCTGGACAGGTCTGGTGCTGGGGCCCTGGACAGGTTTGGTGCTGGGGCTCTGGACAGGTCTGGTGCTGGGGCTCTGGACAGGTCTGGTGCTGCTGGGGCTCTGGACAGGTCTGGTGCTGGGGCTCTGGACAGGTCTGGTGCTGGGGTCCTGGACAGGTCTGGTGGTGGGGCTCTGGACAGGTCTGGTGCTGGGGCTCTGGACAGGTCTGGTGCTGGGGTCCTGGACAGGTCTGGTGGTGGGGCTCTGGACAGGTCTGGTGCTGGGGCTCTGGACAGGTCTGGTGCTGCTGGGGCTCTGGACAGGTCTGCTGCCCTGGACAGGTCTGGTGCTGGGGCTCTGGACAGGTCTGGTGCTGGGGTCCTGGACAGGTCTGGTGCTGGGGCTCTGGACAGGTCTGGTGCTGGGGTCCTGGACAGGTCTGGTGCTGGGGCTCTGGACAGGTCTGGTGCTGGGGCTCTGGACAGGTCTGCTGCCCTGGACAGGTCTGGTGCTGGGGCTCTGGACAGGTCTGGTGCTGGGGCTCTGGACAGGTCTGGTGCTGCTGGGGCTCTGGACAGGTCTGGTGCTGCTGGGGCTCTGGACAGGTCTGGTGCTGGGGCTCTGGACAGGTCTGCTGCTGGAGCTCTGGTGGTCAGcccaggggaggacaggggcttCTCATCACATATCACCCTGGGTAAGAAGGTGGCTGCCAACCTCTTCTGGACCtggaaaatatttatttttactctATTTTTACTATCCATCTGTAACTTCAGTCACGTATTCAGTTAG